attttcattGGTGCATGCCCTAAACTCGCGTCTCTCTCAGAGAAGTGTTTTCCTCCCTCGCTTCAACGATTTCGTATTTATGAATGTTCTGTGCTGAAACAAAACTGCAAGAAAGACAAAGGGATAATGTGGTCAAAGATTGCCAAAATCCCTTTGGTTGAAATTGATTAGGTGGAGCAGCAGAAATAATTTTGCAAAACAGAGAGATCTTCCTTCCAGGTACAACGTTATTTCGTTTCATAATTTTTCAGTTCAAGAATTTTGACGATGATACAATAAAATCCTCTCTGTTTGTGTATTTAAACAATAtgaatataaaaattcaaaccctaacCCAAGCTAATTCTTGCAGTGTTGCAATAGAGGCTAGCTTCAAAACTTGGAGGAGGTATGTTAAAATTTGGCTCGTGTATGttcaatcttttttcttcttttaacaATTGAACTTCTGGCACCTTGAATTTTTCGCTCATCTCTTATACTTGTTAGTTATTTGAATTATATGAACCTGTTATTCCTAAGGGCATATAgctgtttgatgaaatgcctgAAAATAGTACTAATAATACTAAGGATCCCATTTGCACAGCAGGATGATTATTGTACCATGTAATGTGATGATTGCAGGTTACATATCAAGTTGAGGAACAATGATTAGTGGAGATATGCACATAATGGCAGGATGGCTTTTTAATATGATGCCTGAGCAGCATGTCATTTTAACCAAAGATCATGCCTTGCACAAATGATCAAAGCATTCTCACCTGTGCTGCAGATGGCAAGTATTTCACAATAAAAGGTCTGATCAAGTTCTCATTCTACATTAACCAAAACTAATCCAGgtcatttgtaaaataatttttcaggTAGTTTCCAGTATTAGAAACCAACCAATCAAGACAAAAGAGGaacaaactattttttaattaacagTTAATGTTAGTTCAAAGTGAAAGTAGGTATTACTGTTACTTTTTTTGGCTTCCCCACACCAGCCTCTTTGTTTATAAgtaagataaaattttatttataaaaaaaaataccacatgGAAATAGAGCATGAGGTAGCCAAGAAAGTAGGTATCATAACTGCCACATAGTGTCAAAGTATTTCATTGGTTCCAAAGCACTTTTGGGGTGAAATAAAATATCATAGGTTCATTATAATGTGAACAGACCTTATATTAGaatgaaataaacaaacttGACTATTCAAATAAGTTACGTTGATACTCACCATTTCATTAGATATCCTCCACAGATGCTTGctttttttcttatgttattCTTGTTATTCTTTGTAGATTCAGGAATGTGACCATATGGTCATGGTTCTCTTAAGCTTTTCTTCGTCttctccaaagatcaacttgcagatatcttcaccaagtcactttcTAAGGGATGCACttgtgatttggttgacaacctcaagttggtctcacatccaccttgagtttgagagggggctgttaacgtatattatgttatgggctttaggcccaactaggttacttgtatagcacaattgtacttgtactacattttacttgtaccgcacacatatgcctcctatataaaggcactgatATATACACTTTacgaaatacaatacaatcattctgtatttctaacaaaAAGGTAAGAGGAATTTAGATACATTGTTGATGAATTGGGATGATGATTTACAAGATGCAGGAGTTGTGACAGATATTCTTGACATGTTACGACCTCATGGAATGATGAAAACACTTTCCATTAAAGGTTATGTTGGTGCAAAATTCCCAACTTGGTTAGGAGATCCTTCTTTTTCTAATATGGTGGACCTAAGGATTGAGAGGTGTGGAAAATGTAGGCTCTTACCTTCTTTTGGGCAACTACCATTTCTCAGGAGCCTTATTATTAAGAAAATGGATGGGATTCGGAGCGTCGGTCTTGAGTTTTATGGGGAACATTGCAAGGAACCATTTCGATGCTTAGTGAAACTTTGCTTTGAGGATATGCATGAATGGCAAGATTGGAGTTCTTGCAACCAATACTTCCCTTGCTTGCATGAGCTTTCTATCTCTAAGTGCCCcaaattgcaagaaaaattgCCCCATCATCTCTCGTCATTGGAAGAACTTTCCATTGATGCATGCGAGCAAATGGTTGTTTCAATTCCAAGCCCTTCAGTGCatcaagaattaataatttTGGGATGTAAAGAGGTTGTGCATGGGTATGTGAAGGTAGAAAAGCTAATAATAGAAAATTGTAAGGAGCTGATATCTTTATGTGAAGATGGGCTTATGTCCTTTGTAACACTAGAAATTGAAATCGAATCATGCCAAAGTCTTGTAAACATCAAGTTAAAGTCTACATTAAGGACACTAACAATCAAAGGCTGTAATGCTTTGGAATCCTTGCAATTTGTGATGGATGAGGGAGGGCCttcttcaacttcttctttATTGATGAATAAGGAGAATCTTAGCTGCATTGGTAACAACAATGCATCTCTTCTTGAGCACTTGAAAATTTCTAATTGTCCATCCCTAAAATGCGTATCAACACTAGTCGACCTAGCTACCATGCTTAAACGCCTTGATATTGAAGAATGCCCAAATGTAACATCTTTATCATTGAGAGACACGTTACCTACCACCCTTGAATTCCTTAGGCTAGCAGATTGTCCAAAACTGGAGTTAATAGTAGACAAGTTAAACAAGGATACGTTACTTGAACATCTTTTAATTTATAGTTGTGAAAAGCTTAAGAGCTTACCGAGAGGCCTACACGAACTCTGTCACCTCAAAGAGATTGATATATACAGATGTAATAGTCTTATCTCTTTAGGAGATTTTCTCCCCACCAACTTAAGAAGTCTTGAAATTGAAGAATGTGAGAAACTGGAGGACTGTCCaagtattgtattttttttttttttgctaattaaaTACAAGCTTCATCCAAATTCTTTTTAACCTTGTCTTTGAagtatttattaatttcatttccaAAAATAGGATTTGAGTTCAAcccaattattttaaatttttactatAGAGAGTTGTGTTCGGTAAAAGTTGTACAAAATGAACTTCCTTGTCTCTATTTAATTACcaccatatatataataaaaaaaatccaaaataaaataatcatatttGTAGGTTTAGATTTCCAAATGTAATATActaatacaattatatttcctaataTTCATCCACTCGTAATCCTACTTGCTGGTAAACAACTTTAAAATTCTTTTCGAGTAGTTCTAGGATCACAAAttattctacaatttttttgtcacaactttgACGTGATAGATTGTGAATGGTTAACCATCACTTATACATggattcattattttttctttaccaattaCACTTTGTCACGTCACAATTATGGaaagaaattgtgaaaaattttgtagtCCTAAactttttcatcctttttactTCTTAAGAGTGTCATTGACAaagtttcacaaaaaaaaaaaaaaaaaaaaaagacaaaattttaatagaaaaaatttctttaacaaTCAATGTACCATGAAATTGAATCCTTCTTTGAACAATATCAAGAAGTTGTTTGGTtagtgttgtgaaattttaaaatactcgcaagtgtacgaaccgtaccgaagtatagttggacaagaacgaggtcgaacccacagggacttgtatgaatgtaggaaaattaattaaaccttaaccaaatcaatcctaatctagtttaaataaaaattggttggttacaataaaataaactaagcaattaataaaagtaagcaaatagttaaactaagaaaaatatataaagtaataaaaagatgtaaacaatcaagagaaaggaattaaggttttggaatccgccttgtaagtcatatcagcatatatttatgatcattaacttttcccaactcactacatgataatctagaaatcaatcttgttatcatggaaaatatcatcatttaaacccttattttaaaaatcaaaagcatgttctttttcgcttcttaagtataaaatcaaatcataaattgtatccgtagtcaaacaaatcacaagatatatccgattttataatcaagaattaataaaccaagcattcaattaattaagacaaatcctaaatcatgagaaaaacatgattgaactcatatctagaatcccatcttagtcaattgatatgaagcaagaacaatttaaatcattaaagaacaattattgtgagaaaaatcaaatcacataaatattactaataatccttaacaaggtttcatcctcaaccctaattataaatttagctactcatagtaattgaaacaaaacaaaaaaataaaatactaatcattaaactaaacaaatagaatagagaaagaaatagtcacAGTGCTAGAGAAAAGCCATAGACAAAAAGAACACGTTTTGCTCCTACGCACCAATCCTAGCCGCAACCTCTATATGTTCAGTCCcctcagccctagcactagcctccctgaattttgccctaaagagcctttaaataggttaaagaatcctattacaagttgaaccgtttggagaaaatttcagatttttaggcttcacttaaccgactattttggcccatttaacgtcagaatttggacttttggtaaactacaaagttgtagacCTTTAAGTTATcgttccagcccaacttgaatcatctcgattggacatctgagccgaaagttatgccaaaaatactaactgatgtgcagtctggaatcctaatccgaattaaACTTGGATTTGgcgcaaatttcctttgattccttactccaattggatttaaatttaattgggttggtcttttcttgaattcatgcctggctggatgtaagttggcttgattcaattggcctagccccattttgcatgtaaagcccttgttacctacaacacaaagatattatataatcagtcacaaaataatataaaagtaaggctaaatatgtagatatgtgagtactttattgtatatatttcatgcacatcaaaTACCCCCAAACCTACATTTTGCTAGTCCTCGAGCAAAACAGATAAagagtaaaacaaaacaaagaagttaaaaacaaagaaaaaggaaatcctAACTAATCCACTTTCGCTGGAATTTTCGATTGCATTTAGCATATGCAACAAGCCTTTAAACCCCTAGCTTACACTAGTGGACGAGTTGTAGTCTCGTGAGGGTTTGCAGGGAATTTACCCACAAAATTCTGAGACtgaatactaaaaaataaaataaaataaaataaataaataaataactaaacaaaacaaagaaaatcatcattttttttttcaattgcctTTTGCAAAGAGGATTAGTTCAAGTTCAAAAACACTATAAATGCTAAAGAAATTTCTCATGCCATCAAAACTCAATGTGAATGAAAAGTGGTAGCCAACCCAAACATACTCCTAGTTTTAGAATAAACTTGACTCGAATCTCTATTTGAAAGTATGCTTCAACTCAAATCTTTCCGGTGTTATCACTCAACAAATGAAATCACTCTGAAATAGGGTGTTACACTCTCAACAATATATGTGAGCGGAGTAATGTAAGCAAAATCAAATACCTCACATATAAAACACATGAAAAACGCTTAATCAAGAAAGAACAAGTAGTCTCATGAAAGGATGCCAAAAAGAATTTATACCACACCTTTTTCATCTCAGTCATATCAATATCTGAACTATACAATCTTCAAGATCAAATAAGGACTTTATTGGGACGTAATGTAGGGTAAAAGCaaagggaatgaaatgaaaaaggGTGAAGGTAAATAATAAGAAGTGTTTTCAAGATTTGTTGGAATGTCAACTCTTTTTGGAATTTccattcaacattttttttttcaactcttcttcttcaaagcaGTACTCCTTCCTTACATTTCACTTCTCAAAATTTGATGAgaaccctttttattttcttcttttctttttttttttttttgaatttttttttgaattcttttttttttctttcttctttgaattCTCGCACAAACCACCACATTgaaacaaattgatcaaattccaTCTTGAAACACTATGGATAAGGGCTTTAAGAAAGAAAGGCTAATTAAAAGGCTCAACGGGGTGACTAGCGataatgtatcaaaaaaaagaaaaatacatatatgGCTCAAAGTAGACAAAAATGGCCTAATCTCATCTCTCAAAGACTAGTATAGTTCATTCAATATCAATGACTTCAAAAGATTCAAGTGTGgcataaaatcatttttttttcttggccaaaagaaaaaacaatgagACTACAACAAGGGAAATATGTTACGCACTTCCAAATGAATTTTaagattagaaaaaataaataaccctcCAAAAATAATGATTGGCTCAAAACTCACAGGGGTTATAGTCTCCACATTGTTATCATCAAGATTTTCTAATCATTTTTATCCTTCAACAACAAGTTGTGTCTGAGTGGCTACGTGCATGTGCAATGAATTGAGCATGAAAGCAATGAAATTCTTTAAGCAAGAGTAGTATAATGAACTCAAAACATAAACCTCAAGCTAggcaaaagtttttttttttttttttttttttttaacacaactaaacaaaacaaaaagatagaAATCTATATGCATCCCCCCCAAACCTAAACCAAACATTGTCCTCAATGTTAAAAATGATACTCTCAAATATATGTCTTGAATGAAAAGAGAGCAAAATATGAATATGCAACATGAGAAACTCAAGTAGGAAAAGTAAGGTAAGGAGAAGGAGGAGACGTACCTTAATCAAGCtgattgttataaattttaatttctgtcAAATATCAGctagaacaaaagaaaataaaatgaaacaagaaaataaacacaaagatTAATCTAAAATCAGaagataaaaaagttttttttttttttgcaaaaagatTTAACACAACTGGAGATCAATCCTGATAAACAGGACCATCCAAACCTCAACAACACCATGGAGATAAATAATGCATATTATGAATGGACTAGTCCAATGATATTGTAACTTACCTGGGTCAAAAACATGTTGAGACACTTTTGTAGTGTCTTCCAAGTGAATTCTTTGCATAACCACAAAAGCACTAATACCTTTAATATCAGCAATTTTCCAACCTATAGCTTCCTTATGCTCTTGAAGTATACTTATCAATTGGTGTTCCCAAAAGTCACCCAACTTTGGTGGTTCTACAATAGATGGGAATGGGGATGAAGAAAGTGGAAGATGGATCACTTTTGGCTGCCAGCTATCAATACTTAAGAGAGGAATAGAATCCAACAACGCATTGACCTCCTCAATTGATTTTTCAGTATCCGAATTGCAATCAAAACGGGTTAAGCAAGCGTTTGGGGGATCCTCACAACTTGATTGTAGGAAAGTATCATGGACTAGGCTCCCAATCATGTTAACCTCACATATATCCTCATTGTCTAGTACTTGCTTACTTATGTCAAAAATATTAAGCTCAACAGTCATATTCCCAAAAGAAATCTTCATCACACCACTCCGACAATTGATCAAAGCATTGGATGTGGCTAAGAAAGGGCGACCCAAAATGACATGGATTTGTGTACGGGCATTTAGAGCAGGCTCAGTGTCTAACACAACAAAATCAACAGGAAAATAGAACGCATCCACCTTAATCAGCACATCCTCAACAATACCTCTAGGGATTTTCATAGACCTATCAGCTAATTGAAGTGTCATGGTTGTGGGTTTCAACTCCCCCAAACCTAGCTGTAAGTATACTGAATATGGCATTAGGTTCACACTTGCCCCCAAATCTAGCAAAGCTCGCTCAATGAGATGATCCCCAATCCTGCATGAAATTGTAGGAGATCCAGGGTCCTTACATTTCACTGGATATTTATTCTGAATGATTGAACTGACTTGCTCTGTCAAAAATGCCTTTTTAGGGACATTTGTCTTTCTCTTCATTGTCACAAGATCTTTTAGAAATTTGGCATAAGCAGGAACTTGCTGAATTACATCAAGAAATGGAATGTTTATTTGCACTTGCttaaaaacctctaaaatatcTCCAAATTGTGCACTTTTCTGGGGACTGATTAAACTTTGAGGGAATGGAGCTTTAGGAACAAACCTCCTATCAAGGGGAGAACTAAGATCCTGAATTGGAATTGAGGTTGAGTTGCCCTTCTTTTCTCTATGATCATCCTGTGAACTATGAGTTCCCTTTTCCTttaacacaatattttcatcatcCTCCACTTCTGGCATTTTCACTTGATTATCAACTTGCTTACCAGACCTAAGGGTAGTAATAGACTGAACATGTTCTTGTGCATGAGTAGAACTAGAAGAACCATTAATTGCATACTGTCCTTTTGGGTTAGGTATAGGTTGACTAGGAAACTTTCCTTTTTCCCTCTCTCCAACTTGGGTTGCTAACTGGCCAACTTGATTTTCCAACTTCGAAATAGCTTGAGTATTCAAATGGGTGGAACTTTTTATCTCTTGAATGGCTTGGCTAGTTGATTGCATGAAAGTTTTGAGAGACTCCTCCAAAGATGATTGTGGTCTTGGTGGTGCTACAAACTGAGGTGTTGATTGAGGAATGGGAGGATATGCTTGAGTAGGTGGACGAAATTGACTTTGTTGATGCACTTGTTGTCCACCTACATTTGTGGGAGGCTGACTTTGCCTCCATGAGAAATTAGGATGGTTCCTCCAATTTGGATTGTATGTCTCTGAAAATGGACTAGCAAATGGTTTTCCATAATTATTCAGTGCATTTGCTTGCTCAGCATAAAAATCAGGGTACCCAGCTGCAGAAGGACACATTTGTGTTGTATGCATAGGACTAGCACAAATAGAGCATGTTTCACTTTGAACTTGATTGACAGAATTCATCCCTCTACCTAAAGCTAAAGCTTCAACCTTACGAGTGAGATTGTCCAACCTAGCTTTTATGTCTAAATCTTCACTGACTTCATACAATCCTCCTTTCTTAATTGCAGGAGCACATCTCTCTTTACGATTGGAAAAATCCCATTGTTGTGAACTTTCAGAaaaattctcaagaaatttGTATGCCTCATCATCTACAAGACTCAAAAATCCACCACCATTCATGGACTCAATCATGTTACGATTTGTCTGAGTCAaaccattataaaaatattgtactaGTCTCCATGTTTCAAAACCATGATGGGGACACTTTAAGATCAAGTCCTTAAATCTCTCCCAACTCTCATAAAATTTCTCTTGTTCATCCTGATAAAAATCTGCAATTTCTCTCCTCAAAGCATTGGTCTTGGCCATTGGGAAAAATTTAGAGAGGAATTTTGTGACCAACAGTTCCCATGAAGTGATAGATCCAGGTGACAAAAAATTAAGCCATGCTTTTGCCTTATCCTTCaaggaaaaagggaataaaCGCAAGCGAACTGAGTCATCAGTGAAATTCTGAAACTTACAAGTAGCACAAATCTCAAGAAAATCCTTCACATGCATATAAGGATCTTCTCTATCCAATCCATGAAAAGTAGGAAGAAGGTGGATTATCTGTGGTTTCAACTCAAAATGTGCAGCAGTGGTTGCAGGCAATACTATGCAAGATGGAGGGTTGGTGGTTATGGGTGAGAACAACTCCCTAAGAGTTTTTGAATCATCTCCAGTTTCTCCCATTGTGGATGAATAATCAAAACTAACAAGACGATTTTCTTTATCACGTATCCAAGTTCTCATACACCAAGcacaaagaaataatttttttttttgtttttttttatttaaaaaaaataactacaactagtagaaggaaaaattcaattaagacctaatttattttcctaacCAAGTCCTCGGCAACGGCGCCAAAaacttgttgtgaaattttaaaatactcgcaagtgtacgaaccgtaccgaagtatagttggacaagaacgaggtcgaacccacagggacttgtatgaatgtaggaaaattaattaaaccttaaccaaatcaatcctaatctagtttaaataaaaattggttggttacaataaaataaactaagcaattaataaaattaagcaaatagttaaactaagaaaaatatataaagtaataaaaagatgtaaacaatcaagagaaatgaattaaggttttggaatccgccttgtaagtcatatcagcatatatttatgatcattaacttttcccaactcactacatgataatctagaaatcaatcttgttatcatggaaaatatcatcatttaaacccttattttaaaaatcaaaagcatgttctttttcgcttcttaagtataaaatcaaatcataaattgtatccgtagtcaaacaaatcacaagatatatccgattttataatcaagaattaataaaccaagcattcaattaattaagacaaatcctaaatcatgagaaaaacatgattgaactcatatctagaatcccatcttagtcaattgatatgaagcaagaacaatttaaatcattaaagaacaattattgtgagaaaaatcaaatcacataaatattactaataatccttaacaaggtttcatcctcaactctaattataaatttagctactcatagtaat
This genomic stretch from Quercus robur chromosome 4, dhQueRobu3.1, whole genome shotgun sequence harbors:
- the LOC126722677 gene encoding uncharacterized protein LOC126722677, coding for MGETGDDSKTLRELFSPITTNPPSCIVLPATTAAHFELKPQIIHLLPTFHGLDREDPYMHVKDFLEICATCKFQNFTDDSVRLRLFPFSLKDKAKAWLNFLSPGSITSWELLVTKFLSKFFPMAKTNALRREIADFYQDEQEKFYESWERFKDLILKCPHHGFETWRLVQYFYNGLTQTNRNMIESMNGGGFLSLVDDEAYKFLENFSESSQQWDFSNRKERCAPAIKKGGLYEVSEDLDIKARLDNLTRKVEALALGRGMNSVNQVQSETCSICASPMHTTQMCPSAAGYPDFYAEQANALNNYGKPFASPFSETYNPNWRNHPNFSWRQSQPPTNVGGQQVHQQSQFRPPTQAYPPIPQSTPQFVAPPRPQSSLEESLKTFMQSTSQAIQEIKSSTHLNTQAISKLENQVGQLATQVGEREKGKFPSQPIPNPKGQYAINGSSSSTHAQEHVQSITTLRSGKQVDNQVKMPEVEDDENIVLKEKGTHSSQDDHREKKGNSTSIPIQDLSSPLDRRFVPKAPFPQSLISPQKSAQFGDILEVFKQVQINIPFLDVIQQVPAYAKFLKDLVTMKRKTNVPKKAFLTEQVSSIIQNKYPVKCKDPGSPTISCRIGDHLIERALLDLGASVNLMPYSVYLQLGLGELKPTTMTLQLADRSMKIPRGIVEDVLIKVDAFYFPVDFVVLDTEPALNARTQIHVILGRPFLATSNALINCRSGVMKISFGNMTVELNIFDISKQVLDNEDICEVNMIGSLVHDTFLQSSCEDPPNACLTRFDCNSDTEKSIEEVNALLDSIPLLSIDSWQPKVIHLPLSSSPFPSIVEPPKLGDFWEHQLISILQEHKEAIGWKIADIKGISAFVVMQRIHLEDTTKVSQHVFDPADI